GCGAGCTGCCGAACGAACGGCAAGCCAAGGCCGATGTTGGCAAGGACCAGTCGGGCCCGGGCACGCCGCGCCTCGGTCTTGCGCTGGCGCCGGCCGGTGACGTCCAGGGCGCCGGCCAGAAGGGCGTCGTCGTCACCGAGGTCGACCCGCAGGGGCCGGCGGCGGAGCGTGGCATTCAGACCGGCGACGTCATCCTCAATGTCGGCGGCAAGGCCGTCGCCAATGTCGGCGACGTCCGATCCGAGCTGGCTCAGGCCAAATCGTCCGGCAAGCACAGCGTGCTGTTGCAGGTCAGGAACGCGCAGGCGACCCGGTTCGTCGCGGTACCGTTCGCCTGAGCCGAACGTCGATCGGCGTTGATCAAGAAAGGCGGCCCTTGTGGCCGCCTTTTTCATTTGTCTTCAGGCTAGCCGGGACGTGATCGATAACATTCTCGTTAACGGCAACAATGATGACGCGGTTCGTCCGAAAAAGCCGTGTTCGGTCATCAGAGTTCCTGATGGTGCAACTCTTCGGTGGCAACGCCGCCGCCGGCATGGGTTGCAAGCGTGGAACTTCGAACCTGCTGCCGCTTTGTGGAACTGGCCGCTCGTTCGCATGTGATCGGTGCCGACATGGATCGATTGAAGCTCTCGCTAAGGAGTGCGCTGCTCGTGGCGCCATTCGTGCTCTGGGGCGGAAACGCTCTCGGGCGGGACGACGGCCGCTACGCGGATTCACCCCTGAAGCCATGGTTCGACGGTTTGCGCAGCCACCTCGGCCCATGCTGCTCGGATGCGGACGGGTTTGCCGTCGCCGATCCCGACTGGGACTCGCATAACGGGCACTATCGCGTGCGTCTCGACGGCGAGTGGATCGAGGTGCCGGACGAGGCCGTCATCACTGAGCCGAACCGGGCCGGCCGCACCATGGTGTGGCCGGTGAAGACCGCGTTCGGGGTCTCGATCCGCTGCTTCATGCCGGGCAGCATGATCTGAGACGGATCGCCGTCAGCGCTTGCTGGATTTGCGCTTCGACGATTTTTTTGTGGTTCTCCTTGTCGTCGTCTTCTTGGTCGTCGTCTTCTTGGTCGTCCTTTTCTTGGACGTTTTCTTGGACGGCGTCTTGGCAGCCTTCTTCGGGACCTTCTTGCCCTTCTTGCGTGCCTTCGACAGTCCGATCGCAATCGCCTGCTTGCGGCTCTTCACGCGACCGCCACGGCCTTTGCGCCCGCTCTTCGCGGTGCCCTTCTTGTAACGCCGCATCTCGCTCTCGACATCGCTGCCGGAGCTGGGTGAATAGCGGCGTCTCTTTGCCTTGCGTGCCATGCATGTTCTCCCTTGGCCGGGGAAACCTCGCGACAAGGGCATGGTTCCGGAAGCGCGCACCCACGTTGCAGACGCGCGACGCAGCCTAGAACGAATTCGCCAGATCGATCTCGGCTTCCAGCACCTGAATGCGCCGTGCGGCCTCGCTGAACGATAGATCGCGCGCATATTGCGCGGGCTGATAGGCCTCTTCGCTCAGCCGTTTCAACCTCATCCCCTGCGTCCGCGTCATCTGCTCGGTGAGGAAAACGCTGGCGTCGTATCGACCTTGAACCTGCATGTCGCTTCTCCCTCCTGAAAATCGTGCCTTGACTATATGTTCTTATTTTGTTCTAACAAGCCATGGACAATAGAATTAATGAAATTCGACGTAAAATCAGCGCCTTGAGGCTTGAAATGGCCGGCGTCGAGGCCTCGGTGCGCGACCGCATCAACGGCGACCGCGATTGCGCCGAACAGGCGCTGTTGCAGATGGATCTGCGCCGGAAGGTCGACCTGCTGATCAACGAATGGAAGGCTGCCGGCGGCGGCGGTGTCCTGCCCGACGTTCGCAATCCGGTTCGCCTTCGTCTCATCAAGACAGTCGGCAGTTCCGGGCGCGCGAGCGTCTCGCGCTGAGTTCTGCGAGCGGATTCCCTCGTGCGAACGCTTCTGCAATCCCCGCTGCACATCCCCGTGAGATGCCGGCCGGCTCACGGAACGGAAGCCGTGACGGCCGATTGACCGGGCTCCTCTTACAGCAATGGAGCGTTCCATGGATCTCAAAGGCAAGACCATTGCCATTCTCGCGACGAATGGTTTCGAGCAGTCGGAACTGGAAGTGCCGCGCGACCGTCTGAAACAGGCCGGCGCTACGGTTCACGTGATCTCGCCCACGGCCGGCGAGATCAAGGGCTGGGACAAGAAGGATTGGGGGCGGCCGGTGACGGTCGACAAGACGCTGGACCAGGTTTCCAGCAGCGACTACGACGCCCTGGTATTGCCGGGCGGACAGATCAACCCCGACCTGCTTCGCCTCGAGCCGAGAGCATTGTCCTTCATCAAGGAGGTCTTCAATGCGAAGAAGGTCGTTGCCGCCGTCTGCCATGCGCCGTGGCTCCTGATCGAGACGGGCATCGCCAAGGGCCGCAAGATGACGTCCTACAAGTCCATCAAGACCGACGTCATCAATGCCGGCGCGGCATGGGAAGACTCGGCCGTGGTCGTCGACCAGGGCATCATCACCTCGCGCAATCCCGGTGACTTGGAAGCGTTCAGCGCCAAGATCATCGAAGAAGTGAAGGAGGGCCGTCACGTGCAGCGCAACGCTGCCTGAGTGACAGCAGCTCTCCTGCAACGAAAAAGCCCCGCGTCGCCGCGGGGCTTTTGTCTGAGTTGGTCGGCCTGAGCTCACTTGGAATTGCTCATGCCCTTGCCGCTCTTGTTCATCATGGTGCCGCCTTGGTCCGAGCCGGGACCGGAGCCGCCCTGGCCGGAAGGATCCGCGCCCTTCGAGGACTTGGTGTTGGCGCCGGTGGTCTGCGAGGACGACATCGACGATCCGTGTTTCGCCTTGTGCGACTTGGCCTGTGCGGCGAGCGGCGCGGCGGCGAGGCCGGTGGCCAATATTGCGGTGAGAACGAGCTTCGTCTTCGTCATGCGGGGAACTCCCTGAGTTAAATTGACGCAGGCTGCCAACCGCCATTTGCCGAAGGAGTTCCTGAGGACACGTCGGCCGAGCCGCACGCACGCTTCAAGTTTGCTTGTCCTCCACGAGGATGAACACGGCGCCGGTGAGTGTCGCGCCGATCGCGAACGTCGTCACCAGGGTGAGGGCGAAGACGATCGCGGCTTGGCTTCCGCCGTGATCGAGCAGGCTGGCGACGGCGGGATTGGACAGGATCAGCGTGAGGCCGAAGGTAAGGCCGAGCGCCGCGCCCATCATCGCATGCGTCATCAGTCTGATGAGGCCGGTCGGAGAGATCAGGTCCGAAGACTTTCTTGCGCGCATGGAACCGCATCCCGAACTGGCATGCAAACGCGGATGACATTTCGCGGTTCCAGATGCGTGGAGAAATCTTCATGACGGCTTCATCCGACGTTCATGCCGGATTTGCGAGGATGAAGACCAGCAAAACGGGAACATTCGATATGGGTGAAGTCGTCTATCTTTACCGCTCGCTGGCCTATCGCAACGCGGCTGCGGACCTGCTGCGCAAGGCCCGCAAACTGCCACGCGGCGTGGAGCGAAGTGCGGCCCGCCGCTACGCCAGGGCGCTGCGCGATCTCGCCCGGACGGAAGCCTGGCTCGAAGGACGCCTCGCCGAGCAAGCGCGGCCGCCCCGGCGAACGAGGATGGTGGCGTCGGGCTAGCCCGAGGCGCGTTGCAATCCGGACGCGCTTGCGGCGTCGAATTTTCCGGGTGTGGTCGCCGCCGTCTTGCGTATCAGCGGCACCTCCAGGCGGCACACCAATCCCTCGGCCCGCCAATCGAATTGCGCTTGTCCACCGAGCTGGGACTCGACGCTCGCAAGCAGGCTCCGCGTGCCGAAGCCGCGAGATTTCGGCGGCATGACGAGTGGGCCGCCGGATTCTTCCCAGCTCAGCGTCAGCAATTGGTCCTCGACTTGCCAGCCGATCGCGAGCCGTCCCGACCTGGTCGAGAGGGCGCCGTACTTGGCCGAATTGGTGAAGAGCTCGTGCAGCGCGAGCGCCAAGGTCTGAGCCGTCGTCGGCAGCAACTGGACCTCCGGACCCGCCAACACGATCTGGCCGCCGAGCGAATAGGGCGCAACCTCCTCGTCGATCAGCTTGGAGAGCTCGGCGCCCTGCCAGCTCGACAGCGACAGGATGGTGTGCACGCGCGCCAAGGCGTTGATGCGTCCCTCCACGGCGTTGACATAGGCCTTGACCTCGTCGGCGCGGGTGAGGCGCACGATCGACTGCGCCAGGGCCAGCGCGTTCTTGGCGCGATGATCGACTTCCCGGGCCAGCAGATTCTGCCGTTCCTCGGCACGCTTGCGTTCTGTGATGTCCACGGTGACGCCGCTCACGCGCACGACGCGACTGCTGTCGTCCACCGTTGCTGCCGCCGTGCCCACGCACCAGCGCACCTCCCCATCGGGCCGCAGGATGCGGAACTCGGTCTCATAGGCCCGCGTGCCCATGTTGAATTCGGCAACCGCCTTGCGCAACTGCTCGACGTCATCGGGATGCAGCAGCGCCTGCACGTTGGCCGGGTTGACCGCGAAGCTTTCGGGGTTGACGCCAAAGATGCGATATTGCCCCTCGTCCCACATCCAGTCGCCGCTGATCCAGTCCCAGTCCCAGGAACCCATCTTGCCGGCGGCGATCGCCATGCTGCGCCGCTGCTCGCTTTCGCGTAATTTCGTGGTGGAGTTCTCCAGTTCCGCCGTGCGTGCGCGGACGCGATCCTCGAGCTCCTGGTTCAGCCGTTCCAGCTCGCGGGTCTTGCGGTAGAGTTCGGAAAACACCTTGATCTTGGCGCGCAGCACCTCCGGCACGACCGGTACCGGCACGTAGTCGACCGCGCCCATCTCGTAGCCGCGCAACCGGTCGATGTCGCTGACCTGGATGGCGGAGATGAAGATCATCGCGGTCTTCTGGAAGCGCGGATGCTCGCGGATCATCGCGGCGAGTTCGAAGCCGTCGAGCTCGGGCATGCAGACGTCGACCAGGATCACCGCGATCTCGGTCTTGAGCAGCACCTCCAGCGCCTCGCGGCCGGACGAGGCGATCACGAGGTTTTCGCCGAGTTCCTTCAATATCACCTCATAGGCGAGCAGCTTTGCGGGCTGGTCGTCGACGAGGAGGATGTTGACCTTTTCGTGGTCCATTCGCGGATCCAAACTCAACGGTGCAGCCACATGCGGATCGCAAGCAGCAATTGATCGGTGTTGACGGGTTTGGCGAGGTAGTCGGACGCGCCGGCCTCCAGGCATTTTTCGCGGTCGCCCTTCATCGCCTTGGCGGTCAGCGCGATGATCGGAAGGCGGGCGAAGGCCGGGTTTTCGCGAATGACGCCGATGGTCTGGTAGCCATCCATCTGCGGCATCATGATGTCCATCAGCACGATGGCGATCTCCGGATTGGATTCGACCAGGGTGACGGCTTCACGGCCGGTCGTGGCCGTCAGCACCTTCATGCCGCGCCGTTCCAGCACGCTCGACAGCGCGAAGATGTTGCGGGCATCGTCGTCGACGAGCAGGGCGGTCTTGCCGATCAGGTCCTCGTCGGAACTGTTCAGCTTCTCCAGCATGCGCTGCTTCTCGAGCGGAAGTTCCGTGATCACGCGGTGCAGGAACAATGCGGTCTCGTCGAGCAGGCGTTCCGGCGATTCCACGCCCTTGACCACGATGCTGCGCGCCATGGTGTGAAGTTCCGCATCCTCGTCCGCGGAGAGCTCGCGGCCGGTGAAGACCACGACCGGGATGTTCGACAGGGCCTCGTCGTTGCGAATCTGGTCCAGCACCTCGAAGCCGCTCATGTCGGGTAGCCTGAGGTCGAGCACCACGCAGTCGCAGGGGGCCTCGCGCAGCGTCGAAAGCGCACCGGCGCCGGTGTCGGTCGTCACGATCTCGATGTCGTCGTGATGCAGCAACTCGCGGATCGAGAGCTGCTCGGCCTCGTTGTCCTCGACGATCAGGAGCCGCTTGCGCCTGGGGCGTGCATATTCCTTGATCTGCGTCAGCGCGGCCGAGACGCCCTCGGTCGTCGTCGGTTTGTTGACGAAGGAGAACGCGCCGCGCGCGAGCGCATGCTGGCGATCTTCGTCGAGCGTGATGATCTGCACGGGGATATGGCGGGTCAACGGATTGTGCTTGAGCTGGCTCAACACGGTCCAGCCGAGCATGTCGGGCAGGAACACGTCGAGCGAGACCGCGCGCGGCTGGTACTGCTTGGCGAGCTCCAGCGCCTCGGCACCGCGGGCAGCGACCAGCACCTTGAATCCCTTGTCGCGCGCGAGGTCGACCAGCACGCGCGCGTAATGCGGGTCGTCCTCGACGATCAGGAGGATGCTGTCGCCGGGTTCGAGATTGAGGCGGTCGTCGGCAAGCTGCTCGATGACGCGCTGCTGCTCCGGCGCGGCCGGCTGCAGCGCCGGCGGCTGGTTGTGCGGCTGCAGCGTCGGCGTCGTACGCGGCGCGAGCGTCGGGCCGGAATATTTGAGCGGCAGATAGAGCGTGAACGACGAGCCCTTGCCCGGCAGGCTGCGCAGATGGATCTCGCCGCCCAGCAGGCTCGCCAGTTCGCGGCTGATCGCAAGTCCAAGGCCGGTGCCGCCGTATTTCCGGCTGGTGCCGGCGTCGGCCTGCTGGAACGCCTCGAAGATCAGCTTCTGCTTCTCCAGCGGAATGCCGATGCCGGTGTCGGACACTTCGAACGCGATCACGGCCGGGGCGGAGTTCAGCACCGGGTGATCCGTCCCCCAGCCGCCGACCGCGCCGGTGACCTTCAGGCGCACCTCGCCTTCGGCGGTGAACTTGAAGGCGTTGGAGAGCAGGTTCTTCAGAACCTGCTGCAGCCGCTTCGAATCGGTGACGACGCTGCGCGGCAGGTTCGGATCGATGTCGATCTTGAACGACAGATTGCGGTTGTCCGCCTCGTGCCGGAACGGCCGGCCGACGGTCTCGAGCAGGTTCGCCGTCAGGATCTCCTCGGCGTCGACAGTGACCGTTCCCGACTCGATCTTGGACAGATCCAGGATGTCGCTGATGAGATTGAGCAGGTCGGTGCCGGCGCCGTGGATGGTGCGGGCGAATTCGACCTGCTTGGCCGAGAGGTTGCCATCCGGATTGTCGGTGAGCTGCTGTCCAAGGATCAGGATCGAGTTCAGCGGTGTGCGCAGCTCGTGGCTCATATTGGCCAGGAATTCGGACTTGTATTTCGAGGTCAGGGCAAGCTCGGTGGCCTTTTCCTCCAGGGCGCGGCGGGCCTGCTCGATCTCCTGGTTCTTGCGCTCGACCTCGACGTTGCGCTCGGCGAGCTGCTGGGCCTTCTGCTCGAGCTGGTCGTTGGTCTGCTGCAGCTCGCGCTGCTGGGTCTGAAGCTCGCCGGCGAGCTGCTGCGACTGCTTGAGCAGGCCTTCGGTCTGCATCGTCGCTTCGATCGAATTGAGCACGATGCCGATGGAGTCGGTGAGCTGCTCCAGGAAGGTCATCTGCGAGGTGGTGAAGGAGACGAGCGAGGCGAGCTCGATCACGGCCTTGACCTGGTTTTCGAACAGCACCGGGAGCACGACGAGGTTCTTCGGCGCGACGCGGAACAGCGCGGAGTTGATCGGCACCACGTCGGAGGGGATGTCGGCGACCATGCGCGGCCGCTTGTCGAGGGCGCACTGGCCGATCAGGCCATCGCCGAATTGCAGGACGCGCTGATAGGGATAGATGCCGTCGCTGGCGTAGGAAGCGAGTAGAACGAGTTCCGGATTGTCCTCGCTCTCGACCTGGTAGATCACGCCGGTATGGGCGTTCACCAGCGGCGACAATTCGGTGAGCAACAGCCGGCCGACGGTGGTCAGGTCGCGCTGGCCCTGCAGCATGTTGGTGAATTTGGCGAGGTTGGTCTTCAGCCAGTCCTGCTCGGTGTTCACGTCCGTCGTGAGACGGAGATTCGTGATCATCGTGTTGATGTTGTCTTTCAGCTCGGCGACTTCGCCGCGGGCATCGACCTGGATCGATCGCGTCAAATCGCCCTTGGTGACGGCGGTCGCGACTTCCGCGATCGCGCGCACCTGCGAGGTGAGGTTGGCCGCGAGCAGGTTGACGTTGCCGGTGAGGTCCTTCCAAGTGCCGGCAGCACCCGGCACGTTGGCCTGACCGCCGAGGCGGCCTTCGACGCCGACCTCGCGCGCCACCGACGTCACCTGGTCGGCGAAGGTCGCGAGCGTCTCGGTCATGTTGTTGATGGTGTCGGCGAGGGCGGCGACCTCGCCGCGGGATTTCATCGTCAGGTTCTGCTTGAGATCGCCGTTGGCGACCGCGGTCACGACCTTGACGATGCCGCGGACCTGCTCGGTCAGGTTCGCCGCCATCAGGTTCACCGTGTCGGTGAGATCCTTCCAGGTGCCGGCGACGCCGGGCACCTGGGCCTGGCCGCCGAGCTTGCCC
The sequence above is drawn from the Bradyrhizobium amphicarpaeae genome and encodes:
- a CDS encoding HWE histidine kinase domain-containing protein; this translates as MDHEKVNILLVDDQPAKLLAYEVILKELGENLVIASSGREALEVLLKTEIAVILVDVCMPELDGFELAAMIREHPRFQKTAMIFISAIQVSDIDRLRGYEMGAVDYVPVPVVPEVLRAKIKVFSELYRKTRELERLNQELEDRVRARTAELENSTTKLRESEQRRSMAIAAGKMGSWDWDWISGDWMWDEGQYRIFGVNPESFAVNPANVQALLHPDDVEQLRKAVAEFNMGTRAYETEFRILRPDGEVRWCVGTAAATVDDSSRVVRVSGVTVDITERKRAEERQNLLAREVDHRAKNALALAQSIVRLTRADEVKAYVNAVEGRINALARVHTILSLSSWQGAELSKLIDEEVAPYSLGGQIVLAGPEVQLLPTTAQTLALALHELFTNSAKYGALSTRSGRLAIGWQVEDQLLTLSWEESGGPLVMPPKSRGFGTRSLLASVESQLGGQAQFDWRAEGLVCRLEVPLIRKTAATTPGKFDAASASGLQRASG
- a CDS encoding type 1 glutamine amidotransferase domain-containing protein — protein: MDLKGKTIAILATNGFEQSELEVPRDRLKQAGATVHVISPTAGEIKGWDKKDWGRPVTVDKTLDQVSSSDYDALVLPGGQINPDLLRLEPRALSFIKEVFNAKKVVAAVCHAPWLLIETGIAKGRKMTSYKSIKTDVINAGAAWEDSAVVVDQGIITSRNPGDLEAFSAKIIEEVKEGRHVQRNAA
- a CDS encoding DUF3072 domain-containing protein, translated to MQVQGRYDASVFLTEQMTRTQGMRLKRLSEEAYQPAQYARDLSFSEAARRIQVLEAEIDLANSF
- a CDS encoding DUF6496 domain-containing protein, whose amino-acid sequence is MARKAKRRRYSPSSGSDVESEMRRYKKGTAKSGRKGRGGRVKSRKQAIAIGLSKARKKGKKVPKKAAKTPSKKTSKKRTTKKTTTKKTTTRRTTKKSSKRKSSKR
- a CDS encoding HAMP domain-containing protein produces the protein MSDLDPGSASRSGRRVPKPKPNGVSDADSRAELLLALQAMRSGDFSVRMSGDYLGIDGKIADTFNEIIAANQRMAQQLELVGQVVGREGKTRQRVKFGLASGSWADMEGSVNTLIDDLLWPTREVTRAVAAVAQGDLLQTVKLDVDGRPLRGEFLQSANIVNTMIKQLGVFTSEVTRVAREVGTEGKLGGQAQVPEVTGVWKDLTESVNSMANNLTNQVRNIAEVTIAVANGDLSKKITVDVRGEILQLKEAINTMVDQLRSFASEVTRVAREVGTDGKLGGQAIVPGVAGTWKDLTDSVNAMCGNLTAQVRNIANVTTAVARGDLSRKITVDVRGEILELKDTINTMVDQLNAFASEVTRVAREVGTEGKLGGQAQVPGVAGTWKDLTDNVNFMASNLTAQVRNIADVATAIASGDLSKKITVNVSGEILQLKETLNTMVDQLNAFAGEVTRVAREVGTEGRLGGQANVLGVAGTWKDLTESVNSMASNLTAQVRNIAEVTTAVAGGDLSKKITVDVRGEILELKDTINTMVDQLNAFAGEVTRVAREVGTEGKLGGQAVVRGVGGTWKDLTDSVNSMASNLTGQVRNIAEVATAVAKGDLSKKITVNVSGEILQLKETLNTMVDQLNAFAGEVTRVAREVGTDGKLGGQAGVPGVAGTWKDLTDSVNSMAGNLTAQVRNIAEVATAIAGGDLSRKITVDVRGEILQLKDTLNTMVDQLNRFAGEVTRVAREVGTEGRLGGQANVPGVAGTWKDLTDSVNSMAGNLTAQVRNIAEVTTAVARGDLSRKITVDVKGEILELKNTINTMVDQLNGFAGEVTRVAREVGTEGKLGGQAEVPGVAGTWKDLTDNVNFMASNLTAQVRNIAEVATAIAGGDLSKKITVDVRGEILLLKDTLNTMVEQLRSFAAEVTRVAREVGTEGRLGGQAVVPGVGGTWKDLTDNVNLLAANLTTQVRNIAEVTTAVARGDLSRKITVDVKGEILELKNTINTMVDQLNAFAGEVTRVAREVGTEGKLGGQAQVPGVAGTWKDLTDTVNLMAANLTEQVRGIVKVVTAVANGDLKQNLTMKSRGEVAALADTINNMTETLATFADQVTSVAREVGVEGRLGGQANVPGAAGTWKDLTGNVNLLAANLTSQVRAIAEVATAVTKGDLTRSIQVDARGEVAELKDNINTMITNLRLTTDVNTEQDWLKTNLAKFTNMLQGQRDLTTVGRLLLTELSPLVNAHTGVIYQVESEDNPELVLLASYASDGIYPYQRVLQFGDGLIGQCALDKRPRMVADIPSDVVPINSALFRVAPKNLVVLPVLFENQVKAVIELASLVSFTTSQMTFLEQLTDSIGIVLNSIEATMQTEGLLKQSQQLAGELQTQQRELQQTNDQLEQKAQQLAERNVEVERKNQEIEQARRALEEKATELALTSKYKSEFLANMSHELRTPLNSILILGQQLTDNPDGNLSAKQVEFARTIHGAGTDLLNLISDILDLSKIESGTVTVDAEEILTANLLETVGRPFRHEADNRNLSFKIDIDPNLPRSVVTDSKRLQQVLKNLLSNAFKFTAEGEVRLKVTGAVGGWGTDHPVLNSAPAVIAFEVSDTGIGIPLEKQKLIFEAFQQADAGTSRKYGGTGLGLAISRELASLLGGEIHLRSLPGKGSSFTLYLPLKYSGPTLAPRTTPTLQPHNQPPALQPAAPEQQRVIEQLADDRLNLEPGDSILLIVEDDPHYARVLVDLARDKGFKVLVAARGAEALELAKQYQPRAVSLDVFLPDMLGWTVLSQLKHNPLTRHIPVQIITLDEDRQHALARGAFSFVNKPTTTEGVSAALTQIKEYARPRRKRLLIVEDNEAEQLSIRELLHHDDIEIVTTDTGAGALSTLREAPCDCVVLDLRLPDMSGFEVLDQIRNDEALSNIPVVVFTGRELSADEDAELHTMARSIVVKGVESPERLLDETALFLHRVITELPLEKQRMLEKLNSSDEDLIGKTALLVDDDARNIFALSSVLERRGMKVLTATTGREAVTLVESNPEIAIVLMDIMMPQMDGYQTIGVIRENPAFARLPIIALTAKAMKGDREKCLEAGASDYLAKPVNTDQLLLAIRMWLHR